The genome window GCTCACTCTCAGAAAGATGCACACTTCAAAGTGAAGTCTGTCACAGTCACTAATGGGATATATCGCATCAATATTTTGACATGACAGGGCAACGTGGCCTGTGCAATATGTGTAGAATGAATAACCCTCACCCTGATCAATGTCAGCCATGATTTTTCCTCTCCAACTGTTCTTTAATGAGTCTCATGTGACTGCTTCATGaaatgtgtgaaaagaaatctgTCTTACAGGCTTCATGAATGCCTTGCAATTGTTGCTGATTTAAAACCAGCTTAATTAAATTCTTATTTTTAATCAATTCCCCTTTGTCGGTAGGCCGAGAGCTTCAATGGCAATGAACGCTGTTGCCTTGCCAATTTAGAGAACCCCTGTAGAGCAGTTTAGGTAGTGTTACCTTTTCTACAGGATATTGTTTGACTCCTGTTAATGGATGGAAATGTCATCAAGTAGGGAATATTACTCTTCCCAAAGAGCTATTTCTGGTCCCCTGTTGCTGTGCGTACATATGCGTTTTCAGCAGCTTTATATCGTTTCTGTGATGGCTGTCATATACTTTTGCCATTTTAGAAGGAAGTGGATATTTGACTTCAAGGCAGCTGCCTTATAAATATAAGCCAATATCTTGAAGAAAACCATATGGTTGATAAGCACTCAGGGGGGTTGGTGAACCTAAATACACAGTGGGATATGAGCAATGAAATTATATTCGTTGTTAAATAAATTGTGCTGGAATACACAAGGGGAACCAGGATTGTTATGAGAAGCGGTATACCCCTGCATTTACTGTATGGCTTTAACCAGAGTTGTCATTGCACATTCTAAAAAAGTGTAAGGCCAGTAGTGTGTAATTCTGTTGTTCTACTGAAAAAAATCTACTGAACATCGATATACTTTGATAATATTCCACATTACCAACACTGTAATTGCAAAAGCTATTTAAAGCATGCATGGCGAAGCATTTAAATAGACCAGTGTGATTTTGATGGGAATGATAGAATGTCATTTATTAAAGATAAACAAGATTGGATTAAATTAATAAATAAGTCCAAATGTGAGTTAGTCAACCAAATGAAGTGGCTCCGCTAATAACTTACTAAATATGCTACTAATTAACTGGTGGAAAGTAGTCAATATTTCATGCTAGCATATATTGGCAGGGAAGGAATTGCGGATCATGACTCCTTCATCATCTTCCAATGACCTACTTGGGTTTTGGCAAATGGGGTCCTTGCCCTTTGGCAAACATTTGCACGAGTACAACAGTTAAATATTTTGGTAGAACAACTGCATCAAATAAAGTGGCAAGCAACACAAACTGATGTATTAATGACTTATTTTCAGTGATGGTAAACCCATGCAATGCATTTCCCTTGAGGCTTTTACTATAGCATCATTCAGCAGAATAAGTCAAATGGATGTTGTGTACATTTGATGTTGGAGCAAAATTCATTTGTCAGGGTGTAATGAAGTTATGTTTACATTTCATTAATTTGACTGATGGCCGCTCTCGTAATAAATTATTTCACATTGTTGTCTCCTTCCGCAACAGTTTCTCTAAACAGTGCTCTTATCATGCTGTGTATGTTTACACACATGGGCGTTCATGAAATATTTGAGAGCTTAATTGTTTGCATTCAGAGCAAATTAGGTTTTTCATTAATAGCTGTTGTCAAGCGGTACTATTGCAAGTgagtgtgttaatgtgtgtgtgtttgtgtatatgGAAGCACCAAGGCTTAAGGCTCAGTTCTGCTGCCTCTATATCAGCTGAATTCTGGATGTGGGGTGCAGTTTATGAAGACACCATATTGACTTACATTGAATCAGATATGAGTTGAAGTTCTTTCACTTCATCCCATTTCTTTATGCACAGCAGTTTGTGAAGCTTTTAAAGCAAACTATTATTTTGCAACTTGACTGCTTTCataatttttaataaaaatatgaaACGGTTCATTACCGCAATGTAATGGATTGACGAATATGTGAACTACTAACCTTTACGTGTCCACTTGCTCAATGGATGTTATCAAAGGTTAATTGTGTAAAACCGCTGTTAATTTGCTCTCAAAGACATGCGAAGGATGTGGGCTCATAACTAGTTAGAATGAATAGGTCAAGTTGAAAACTATCTGTGAGGGAAAATAGTGCAAATTGCAAGAGAACTTGAATGGCATGTAATTTTGTGCACTGACATTGAATGTTCtatttttctctttctttctcaccTCTCTTACGGCAGAATTGCTGCCGTTGAAGTGAAGCTCCCATCCACACTTGAGTATGGACTTACCAAGTCAGGCTCATGTGCTGGTGGTCTTGCTCACCTGTGTGGTCTTGGTATGCCGGGCCCAGGAGCGGGACTACACGGTGAAGGAGGAGCAGCCAGAGAACATCCGTATCGGGAACCTGCGCAAGGACTTGGATCTCAACCTGGACCCAAACGTCAGGCTATCCTCACCGCTGCAGTTCAAGCCTGTGTACAAGACGGGTGACGTGCCTTTGGTGAGGGTGGAGGCCAACACGGGGGAGATCTTTACCACCAATCACAGAATTGACCGGGAGAAGCTGTGCTCAGGAGTCTTCGCTGAGAAACGCTGCTACTATGAGATCGAGGTGGCCGTTCTGCCTGATGAGATCTTCCGATTGGTCAAGATCCGCTTCCTGATCGAGGATGTAAATGACAACGCACCGCTTTTCCAGTCCACGGTTATAAACATCTCCATCCCAGAGAACACAGCGATCAACACCCGATACCCGGTGCCCTCAGCATTTGACCCTGATGTAGGGATCAATGGGATTCAACACTATGAACTTGTCAAGGTGAGACCCACTCCTGTTTCATCTCACACACTCATATAAAAAAAGAATCTTTGTTTCAGGGTTTCCTTAGTTATCTTAATGTTGTACAATAAGTGTTGATCGGTCCatctataaaataaaacatatcacTGAAATATAGATATTACAATCTCAGAGCACATATCAGTCAAACATCCCTGTTCCTTTCAACATTGGCTGAAATGTCAGCTGTAAATGAATAATCAATAATTAAGACACCGAAGTACCTAAAGAAGAATTTGTAACTGAAGTTGATGGAGGTTATTACTGAATGTACGCAATATCATGCGTACACTAAAATGCATCTTGTACAAATTCATTTAGTTCAATAATGAATGAGTGAAAGCTATTGATAATGAAATATAAAGGCCTGAAGCCTCATCGTACTGGTTCAGTTTTCAAGTTAATGGTTTGCTTCACAGACTTAATAGAATAACATGCTTTTAGTAAAATGATATCATTTGATGAAGCAAAAAACCTGTAGCAATCTATTTTGAAGAAACACTAACAAATGGGAAAGCGAGCATAAAATGAATTGTCTTTTTAAATAACCATAAAGATGTCTTCAATGCGAGAAGAATATCAGTCAGCACACAGTTATTGATGGCTCTCGTACACACTGCGATGCCTGCAGCATGCCACCTGTCTGCACCAGGACTGATGGGCTCAAATCATTGAGTGTTTACAACATCATTTTTTCTTCAGATTGTTCTTATCATGGCTTACATGAAATAAAGATTCCCAATCTGCATTATACTGTAGCTTCTCCTGTAAACCTGCCATATTGCTGTAGTGTACATCAATAAAGGAAATTAATTTTGATGCGTTTAAAATATTACCTACTTTTTCATAATATGGAATATGTCATGCATCCGACAATGTTTTATATCAGCCATTCATATTTCCATGTTCATTATGTCATTATGAGCAAAGGCTATAAATAAGGTGAAGTTTTCATAATGTAAAGTAATATCGAGAAAAGCAGTAAAAGTGCACACACAGCATAAAGTGCATGTCCAATTTCCAGCAACAGGTTACATGTGCTGAACACTGTAGATTAAAGCAAGTGAGAAGGCGAGGATGGTGTTATATTAATAGGTGTCTCTTGCAGAACTTGGGAAGCTTTTCTTCATCATCTAATTGATGCTTTATTAAACTGCGGTGCAACATACTTTCTCGCCTATACTAATGGAGTCAGCCCTAAACCCAGAAAATGTAGGATTTTATCATGCATTCTTCATTTACAGTCTAGACAATACTCTATGATTTGTGGTTAGATGCATATTGTAGATGACATGAGCCCTTACAAATGAAGCGTAATTAAAGAGTCAGATGCAAGCACTCTGGAGGAAAGCCcaaaaattataaataaagaAAGATTACTAGATTTTGAGAGCATGGTGTGAGACTAAAATGACAAGTCCATTTTGGATTCTTAAATGAAGTTAACACTGGGTCGGTATGAACAGAATCATTGCTGTCCGTCCCTGCCCTGAATACCAATTTGCATTTTTAAAGAGTCCCACTGCCAAGGCTTCTCCAGCGCAATGTCCTGAATTGTTCATGGCTGGAAAATCACCAACCAAATGTTCTGCTCATTATGATGATCATCTGCAATCATTTTCTTTGCCCGTTTTACATTATAAAGCTTTACTAAAACCCTCGCCTCCACTGTGGTTGTATTATCATTTGCAGGAGATTCTTTTTAGAGCATCCTATGCACTGTGTCCCTGACTTAGTTCTTCTCATTACATTCTCATTGTACTCGAGATTAATTTCCTTGTATTCCAGGTTCCATGTGAGCAAGACACAGGAAGAGGCATTTAAGAAGCCAGAACAAATTGTTCAGAAGTGCAGTAGAAAGCCAAGGGTTTACAGGGGAAGAGTGTGCAAGCATTTCCTAGAATAGCTCGTGGCCGCTAAGCCACCCTTGGACTATCTTTGTATGGTCCTCAGAGATTTGTCTCAGAAGCTCCCTCAAAATGATAGTTTACTCATTGTCCTTGTGTTGGAGAAGGCACGTTGCTGAAAGTGCTACCATTGTGTTGCACAGTCAGCCAGGCTCAATGGTCCACCACTCCACATGTAGCAAGCCTGAATTGTCAACATACAAAACAAATGAAATAAACATGGTAGCCTCTTTTGTTCAATTTCTTCCTTTTTCAAGCAGGACAATGGGTAATTTCATTCAACACTGCGCTCCACACCTAACATAATGATTGGTAATCACACTTAAAGTGAAACTCTGCCATCAGTCTAGTTGTATGCTACGTCACCTGAACTGCAGAGAAGGCATCCTAAGAAATGGTCAAGGTCACTGAAAGTAATAACATGCATGGATGGAGGAGGATGTCCCATGAAAGCCAATTCTATCACTTTACGTATTCACAGGATAACGTGGAGGCCCACAGGGAAACATACTCAAGCCTAAAGGAGGTTTTGCTGTTTGTTTTGCTCCTGATTCTGGCTGTTCACGGACATTGGTCTCTTTTATGTGTTTGCAGCATCACACACTACATTAATCCACGTTGTATCTCTGTCAGCATCTTCAGACACATTTAAGATGAGCGTCTTGTTCAAGTCACATCATGTAGATCCATGTTCTGCTGCTGGCTGGGGCATGCCTTACTGATAAAGTAGATGATGAAGTGGGTGTCTGTATTTTGACTTGGGCAATCCAGAGAGCTCTTACACTTAACCTTTTGCCTCTTGGATTTTTCCTGGCAGCACTATCTGAAATATTCCTTAGATTTTTGATTGGATTTTGTGGTCCACCAAGTCTGATATTGAATAACTTTATTCCTAGGATTCCAACTTTGCATTTGAAGATGCAAAAATTATTCAAACCCTATTCCCAAGAAGCAAGAGAGCTTTGatgaatgctttgcttgctGCCTATAGGCAGTGAATAGATATTTTAGGCAAAAGGCTCACTTTCAAGCATTTCCAGTTTTCATTAGCATTCCATTTTGACACATTATCCACTTCTAGTGATTGACAAAAAGAGACAAACAATTTCCAGCTTCTTTTGTCTTAATTATATGCATGAGATCATGGCCAGGGGCACATTTGGATGAGGGATGCAGAGAAAGAATGAGGGaggaatgagagagagagacagagagggtgaGTTTTTTCAGCAGTATAAAAAGGTGCTATAGCTTGTGATGATGAATAGCCCTCCCCAGTTAGTCCTATCCATGGGCAGCACCGTGACTAGAGTCCTCCTGATATATTCACAGTCCAATCTCAGTCTCCTCTTAGTTTTAATAAGGTCATCAACTTGACTGAAAGATGCATCCACCTACAGTATAATCCGAGGTCCTGTCTGCAAAAGGAGTTCAGAGACATTCTTCCCTCGTCATCAGCGTCCTCTATTTCTGTCATCATCCCTCAgtatttttcatttaaattagcCAACTCGGATTAGATTATATCTGACAAATACAGTGACCTGACCCCTTTCTGATCACTGCACATATCTATAATGTTGAATTGAAGGCAAGTCATCAAAGGTTGAGAATACCTGAACAGTAGATGTGTGCGGAAAGAGTGAGTGCACACTTAGTCATCTAAAGAACTACGTCCTTCTTGGACAGCCTTTGGGTTTCTAGTGAGTGATTCATGCAAGTATTTGGCCTTTGCTTAGCCTGCCCTAGATCTTATCAGAATCCACCAGACTAATTTTGCATTCAGGAGGAGGCACAGCCTGAGAAGATAGCTCCCTTCAACCTATTGAAATGCGCTGTGTGCCGTCTTGTCAGTTGTAAAATTGTGTGAAACCAAGACAAAAGCATAGAGGAAATGCTGGCTCATAAATCATTGTGCAGCATTCCCTTTGACACATCCTAACTCAACAACCTACTATTAAATCAGGCGTTGCCAAATATCAGTGTGCAGATACTCAGCTACTGTGCCGAATCTGTGAACTATTCAAACAACTGGGGATTGCGGAGCTCTGTGCGGATGGAGTAGTGCTTGGAAGTAGAACCCACAGTATGTAGTCTTGGACCTTTCAGTTATGACAGAAATAGTTCTGCGTCAAACATAACGATTCGGCACAGTTCATCCATCGGGCTGTCCTTATACGTTTCCACACATATCTTATGTAACATGTCTGCTTATCCATTTGACTCTTGCTTGCCAGAATGATCACCAAATAGGGTATGAAAGATCATTGCTGCAGCGTTGGCTGGTTTAAGTAGTTCTGTCAATCACTGACATGTTGACAACATTCGCTCAGCAAGCAGTTTTTCAGAGTACATAATAATttacatgctgcagctgcacgTTTCCTTGTGCTACAACACTATGCTGGCACGAGGGCGGTTCTAGATTTTAAAACCTAGTGAGGTCTCTTGTGCTCACAATTTGGTTGAAATATTCCTTCCTTGAACGAGGAGAATGTATATATCTTAATCTCATTTGATAGCTGTGCTTAGACAGAGTAATCTCTTCCAACATTATGTGCAGCGTGAAGCTTATCTCTTTAAAGAGGATGCTTTTTCTTGTTTTACCATGAAACTGCTTCTGACTGAAAGAGCTTCAAAGGGCTTCTTTGTTTCATAATGTGCATGCAGCTCATTCATGGGCTTGATCTTCTTCTTATTTCCTCCCCccgctctctctttctctgctttTCTGTCacttctctccctctccctctctcgccTTCCATTCCTTCTCCTCCAGCCTAATTTGAGAACAGTCATGGATCCATACCCAGTCTGAAATTGTAAATATTAGTGGcgtgctagtttttttgttgtggaaggcaattacattacattacattacattgcatttagctgacgcttttatccaaagcgacttacaataagagcgttcgaccaacaaaatacaaacttgaagaaaacagaatcatataagtacatcaggcttcatagagcaaaaacatttcaagtgctactcaactggctttcgataagccagccctttattagtatataagttctttgttaatagttctatcgctcgaagtggagtcgaaagagatgagttttcagtctgcgccggaaggtgtgtaagctttctgctgtcctgatttcaatggggagctcattccaccattttggagccaggatagcaaacccacatgtttttgctgatgggaacttgggtccccttcgcagcgagggtgcagcgagccgtttggttgatgcagagcgtagtgcacgtgctggggtgtacggtttaaccatgtcctggatgtaggactCCTTATAGCAGTACAATTTCCTCCCGTTTCTCATTTGGATTACttatgcatttgttttcaaTTTGTCCAGTTTTACTTTTGCTAGATACAGCCCTTCTAGAGCAAAATGCCTTTTGTAATATGTAGGGTTTTTAACTTTATTGTCTTTATCTGAGGTGATCTGATTGTGTAGTGCATTTAAATTGGAGCTCAGTGTTGTGTCTTCATTACAAGCTTTCTACCTCTCATTAGACAGATAAAACGTTGCAAGGCTGCCTTCTCTATTCTAACTCGACACACAACAGGAAGGTGGGGTGAAATGTAATTTTAGTGAAGGCAGAACGAAATTGGATGAAAAGGCCTATGAGGTAAAGGGATCCCTTCAAGTAGTTGCTAGGGGGGCAGAGGGACTTGATTTACTACAATGATTGCTCACATTTGCaaaaaggctaaataacttacatTGTATGTCAATGTTTCTAGGGCAAGTAttgaaaaaatgtaagtaaaacAGGAGCAAAAGCTAATGATTAGCAGGTTTGGAAATGCTTTTGATTAAAAGGAAGATGAGCAGGGCAAAGAACCAACTgccttgttaaaaaatgtcctgGTCTGTTTACTTTCCTCTTAACATTAATCTCTGCCTTAAAGCCTGGTCCGTAGAATGGTTACAAATGAACCTGAGTAAAGAAAGAACATACCCTGACAAGCTCTTTGGCTTTCTAAGACAATTGACAAATCTACGATCTAAGAACAAAAACAGGAGGAAGAATATCTCAGAATATATTAAACATCACTGTATCGATCTGTACCTCTTTTTATCTTATTacgacaaaaataaaatgtgatatTCTTACTAATGGTATTATTTGTCAGTACACTTGTGTTGGTAAAACTTGTGCTCAAAAGAATAAAAATAACTCAAAATGTTGTCTTGTCATTGCAGAGTGTCAGCGAGTTTGGCTTAGACATCATAGAGACTCCTGAAGGGGACAAGTGGCCGCAGCTCATTGTTCAACAGAACCTAGATCGCGAGCAGAAGGACACCTTCGTTATGAAGATAAAGGTAGAGGATGGTGGCAACCCCCCCAAGTCCAGCACTGCCATCCTGCAAGTCACCATCTCCGATGTTAACGATAATCGTCCCGTCTTCAAAGACACTGAGCTGGAGGTCTCGGTGCCAGAGAATGCCCCCATGGGAACATCGGTTGCTCAGCTGCATGCCTCAGACGCAGACCTTGGTTCCAACGCGCAGATCCACTTCGCCTTCAGCAACCAGATCTCTGCCTCAACCAAACGTCACTTTTCCATCGACAGCTCAACAGGACTGATCACTGTGAGGCAGTCTCTGGACAGAGAGGTAACTCCTGTTCACAAACTCATCGTGCTTGCCAGTGATGGCAGCTCTACTCCCTCCAGAGCCACAGTGATTGTTAATGTAACAGATGTTAATGACAATGTTCCCTCCATAGACACTCGCTACATTATCAACCTGGTTAATGGGACTGTTCTGCTATCTGAAAATGCACCTCTCAATACAAAAATAGCTCTCATCACTGTTACTGACAAGGATGCAGATCTTTTTGGCAAAGTAGCTTGCTACACTGAACATGACGTTCCTTTTCGGTTGAAGCCTGTCTTTAATGATCAATTCTTACTAGAGACAGCAGCCCCCCTAGATTATGAGACGACTCGAGAATATGCAATTAAGATAGTGGCCTCGGATAGGGGGACGCCTCCTTTGAACActtcagctatggttttaattAAAATCAAGGATGAGAATGACAACGCACCCATCTTTCCCCAGCCGGAAATCCAACTTTCCATACCGGAGAACAATGACCCCTCTACACAGTTAATAAAAATCAGCGCCACTGACGCAGACAGCGGACATAATGCTGAGATTATTTATACTCTTGGCCCTGATGCGCCTGACGGGTTTAACGTAGACAGACGGTCAGGAATTCTCTCTGTAGGCAAACGACTGGACAGAGAGAAGCAGGAGAGGTACTCATTCACTGTCATAGCGAGGGACAATGGCTCTGCTTCCCTGCAGAGCAATGTCACCGTCAGGCTAATCGTCCAGGACCTTAATGACAAcaacccagctttcacacacccCGAGTACAACTTCTATGTGCCTGAGAACCTGCCTCTCTATGGAACTGTGGGCTTAATCACAGTGACGGATGCAGATGCGGGAGATAATTCGGTTATAACCCTGTCTGTTTTGAACGGA of Pseudochaenichthys georgianus chromosome 10, fPseGeo1.2, whole genome shotgun sequence contains these proteins:
- the pcdh11 gene encoding protocadherin-11 X-linked isoform X2; the protein is MDLPSQAHVLVVLLTCVVLVCRAQERDYTVKEEQPENIRIGNLRKDLDLNLDPNVRLSSPLQFKPVYKTGDVPLVRVEANTGEIFTTNHRIDREKLCSGVFAEKRCYYEIEVAVLPDEIFRLVKIRFLIEDVNDNAPLFQSTVINISIPENTAINTRYPVPSAFDPDVGINGIQHYELVKSVSEFGLDIIETPEGDKWPQLIVQQNLDREQKDTFVMKIKVEDGGNPPKSSTAILQVTISDVNDNRPVFKDTELEVSVPENAPMGTSVAQLHASDADLGSNAQIHFAFSNQISASTKRHFSIDSSTGLITVRQSLDREVTPVHKLIVLASDGSSTPSRATVIVNVTDVNDNVPSIDTRYIINLVNGTVLLSENAPLNTKIALITVTDKDADLFGKVACYTEHDVPFRLKPVFNDQFLLETAAPLDYETTREYAIKIVASDRGTPPLNTSAMVLIKIKDENDNAPIFPQPEIQLSIPENNDPSTQLIKISATDADSGHNAEIIYTLGPDAPDGFNVDRRSGILSVGKRLDREKQERYSFTVIARDNGSASLQSNVTVRLIVQDLNDNNPAFTHPEYNFYVPENLPLYGTVGLITVTDADAGDNSVITLSVLNGKDNFIIDPQTGVIKPNITFDREQQSSYTFMVKAVDAGHPPSSSYAKVTINVVDVNDNRPVFVIPSSNYSYDLVRTTITPGAVVTRVFAIDNDTGMNAELQYSIISSIIITSRVSPRGLFSIDKATGNITLQEKIVTADQGLHRLVVKVKDLGQPESLHAIALIHLFVNDTVSNATFIQEQLRKSMETPLDRNIGEGEVTPQANGYVIVVIAIIAGTMTVILVIFVTALVRCRQTPRHKVVQKGKQSGEWVSPNQDNRQIKKKKKRKKRSPKSLLLNFVTIDESKPDDSTHEHVNGTLDLPVELEEQTMGKYNWATTPTTFKPDSPDLAKHYKSASPQPTFQIKPETPVAPKKHHVIQELPLDNTFVVGCDSLSKCSSTSSDPYSVSECSCQGGFKTTGQISTRQETSLKPPHYGTLCGTGTARSHRIKINL